One region of Exiguobacterium acetylicum genomic DNA includes:
- a CDS encoding NAD(P)/FAD-dependent oxidoreductase, translating into MYDVTIIGAGVAGIFLAHQLVEHGQRVLLLDAGKPIRERTTEDAYLGFAGLGKSEGKFNYATGFGGELVSKIGEETTRRLFQEVDDLLCTYGGGTVETYSTHSPTVASRARRAGLHTVETTVRHLGTARTAAVFTAFEDALLPRLDARFETTIEQITKSEPFTIKTADEIFVSQRIVFATGRSGADFTLHQLATLGVTPQRTRLDLGVRIETDEALFRTLLQESFETKLGYDSPYGQAVTYCMNPRGRIIRKYQEGLVMPDGQNVHETADGSTNLNFTLFLPRYFSTLAKANAYAARIIGGINQGGDRILVQRLSDFRALRATVHDQLSRNTIVPSLTASPGNLHAEMPAEDLLVLEGFLERLEQLLEVELPGDTLLYGLDGKFYAPMLKTSETFETTCPGVYAIGDCSGATHSLAQAAASGLHLGHALTQNSRSLFA; encoded by the coding sequence ATGTATGATGTGACGATTATCGGAGCTGGTGTAGCAGGAATTTTCCTCGCCCATCAGCTTGTTGAACACGGGCAACGCGTCCTACTGCTCGATGCCGGAAAACCAATCCGTGAACGAACGACAGAAGATGCGTATCTTGGATTCGCAGGGCTTGGCAAATCAGAAGGAAAGTTCAATTATGCGACGGGATTCGGCGGCGAACTCGTCTCAAAAATCGGTGAAGAGACGACACGACGACTGTTCCAAGAAGTCGATGATCTCTTATGTACATATGGTGGAGGTACAGTTGAGACCTACTCGACGCATTCCCCTACTGTAGCGTCTCGTGCCCGTCGCGCCGGTCTGCATACGGTCGAGACGACCGTCCGTCATTTAGGTACGGCACGGACCGCTGCCGTCTTCACGGCGTTTGAGGACGCCTTATTACCACGTCTCGATGCCCGGTTCGAAACGACAATCGAGCAGATCACGAAATCGGAGCCGTTTACGATCAAAACAGCGGACGAGATCTTCGTCAGTCAACGAATTGTGTTCGCGACGGGTCGTTCTGGCGCGGACTTTACGTTGCACCAGTTAGCGACGCTTGGTGTCACCCCACAGCGGACTCGACTTGATCTCGGGGTGCGAATTGAGACGGATGAGGCACTATTTCGGACTTTGTTACAGGAGTCGTTCGAGACGAAGCTCGGTTACGACTCGCCTTACGGTCAAGCCGTCACCTATTGCATGAATCCGCGCGGACGGATCATCCGTAAATATCAAGAAGGACTCGTCATGCCGGACGGTCAAAACGTCCACGAGACGGCAGACGGCTCGACGAATCTGAACTTCACGCTATTTCTCCCGCGTTATTTTTCGACGCTAGCGAAAGCGAATGCGTATGCCGCGCGCATCATTGGCGGAATCAACCAAGGTGGTGATCGCATTCTCGTTCAGCGACTCAGCGATTTCCGAGCATTGCGAGCGACGGTACACGATCAACTGAGTCGCAACACCATCGTTCCTTCCCTAACCGCGTCTCCCGGTAATTTGCATGCGGAAATGCCTGCGGAAGACCTGCTCGTCTTAGAAGGGTTTTTAGAACGCCTTGAGCAACTCCTTGAAGTGGAACTTCCGGGAGATACGTTGCTTTACGGATTAGATGGCAAGTTTTACGCACCGATGCTTAAGACGTCAGAGACGTTTGAGACGACATGTCCCGGTGTCTATGCAATCGGTGATTGTTCCGGTGCGACACACTCGCTTGCCCAAGCAGCCGCAAGTGGACTCCATCTTGGGCATGCCTTGACGCAAAACAGCCGGTCGCTCTTCGCTTAA